The DNA sequence GTTCGACCACGTGCGAAAACTGTTCGCTGCGACGGAGCAGGCTCGAGAACTGGGATTCGATGCCGGACGGTTTTCCTTCAACGTCGCCAAGGGCCGTTGCGAGACCTGTGAGGGTGAGGGCTTCGTCAGCGTCGAGTTGTTGTTCATGCCCAGCGTATACGCGCCCTGCCCTACCTGCCACGGCGCACGCTACAACCCGCAGACCCTGGAAGTGAACTGGCAGGGGTTGAACATTTCCCAGGTGCTGCAACTGACCGTGAACCAGGCACTCGAGGTGTTTTCCGAGCAAGCGGCGGCGAGGCGTTCGCTGCAAGTGCTGCAGGACATTGGATTAGGCTATCTGCGCCTAGGCCAACCGGCCACGGAACTGTCCGGCGGCGAGGCACAGCGGATCAAGCTGGCGACGGAACTGCAGCGCAAGGCCCGAGGAGCGACTTTGTATGTACTGGATGAGCCGACTAACGGACTGCATCCCCAGGACGTCGATCGTCTGCTGGTGCAATTGAATCGACTGGTGGAGGACGGGCATACGGTGGTTGTAGTGGAGCATGACATGCGGGTGGTGGCCCAAAGTGACTGGGTCATCGATGTCGGCCCGGGGGCTGGAACCCAGGGCGGAAAAGTTGTGGTCTGCGGAGATCCGGAGACGGTGGCTGGATGCGGGGACAGTCGAACGGCAGCGTTCCTCAAAAGGGCTCTACAGCTTGAAAATTAACGCTTTTTTCAATGTTTCTCACTGCCTCGGAAAAGTTGTCTATACTACCTCCCAGTTAATCGTTTCAGTAGTCGAGCTTAACTGCGGCCTCACGGTTCAAAAAGCGTGAGGCTATACATGCCAGGAGGCGCAATGACATCAACCTTGTTGAGAGAAATAGAGTTTCACGGGGGGACGAGACGCCCTTATCGCTCCCTGAAGCGATTCCCGATGAACTGGACAACACCCGCTAAGACGCGCCTCTTCGGAGCGCTGACTGGGGCTATAAAACTCGCTTGTGGTTGTTGATACCAACGCTATACAACTTCGAATTCCGCTTGGCGCGCCATAAGGTAAAGCGCCTGGCTACGCCATGGTTTTATATCGAATTTTTTCGAGCGTGTCTATTATGCTCAATCCCATCTCAAGCCACCTTTTAAGTTTAATTCAAGAGGTGGAAAACAACCTGCCAGGTGTCGACAAGAACGAGTACACCGAAATACTCGGGTGGATATTCGCAAAACTGGGCATCAATAAATTTGCTTATGTTCACTTGGAACCCACACCTTTCAACAACTCGAAAATCTCCATCTACAGTAATTACCCCGCCGAATGGGTTGAAACCTATCGCAAGAACTCACTCTACAAATCAGACCCGGTCATGGCCAACGCCGCCATTACTGCCACCCCGTTCTTCTGGGATGAAATTCCGCAAGAGGTAGACAATAATCCCGAAATATTCGATCAGTCAGCCTCCTACGGCATCCAGCAAGGGTACACCGTTCCGATTCATGAACCCGGCAGATCCTTCGGCTCCATTCATTTATCTTCCGAAGAAAATGATCCCGACTTCCCCGTTATTGTCCGGTCGAACCTGGTGATCATACAAACCCTCAGCATCATCGCCAACCAACACCGCCCCGCGGAAGCCAGCATTGAAAGCAATCTAAAACTTTCACCCAGGGAAATTGAATTCCTGCGCTGGCTCGCACTGGGAAAAAACTATAAGGAAATAGGCTTGATCATGAATATCACCGAACGCACGGTGAAATTTCATGCCAAGCAGATGACTGAAAAACTGGACTGCACCAATGTCAAGCAAGCGATGTTTAAAGCCGTCCAATTGAACCTCGTTTAAATCCCCCTCTGCTATCCATCCAACCCACACTCCCTTGCGCAACCCTGGCGCCGGTCCAACAGTCCAGATCCGACGCCATGCCCAACTCGATAAGCATCGCGGACTCAAGCAAACCCCGCCTGTGATGCAATATTGAAAAGCATGCCACACGCGAACAATCCAATGACCAAAGAAATGGCTCGACTTAAAAATCGCCCCGATACAATCGCGTGTAATTTACGACCACAAAAGGCGCCTGCCGCGATCCAGACAAGTCCTACCGGGAAAATAATCACCGAAAATAGCAACATGAATGACAGGTAACTATCCAGCGACAAAAATGTACCCGCAGGTGCAACGAATGAAACAAAAAACAACCCTTTGGGATTTGTCAGCGTTGCCACGAACAGATCAGGCACTGAAATACCCGCAGGGGCGTCCAAAGCATTGTCTTTTACCGAGAACCACAGTTTCAAGGAAATATAAAACAAGAAGCACACGGCAAAAATCTTGGTTGCGATCACTACCCACGAATGGTCGGTAATCAGCATATCAATGAACACCCCCCACATTGTCATCTGAATAATGTAGGCCAGCCACTCCGCGCCAACGAACCTCATTGAGCGGGCATTGAACCCCCGGTTTATGCCAGTTTGCAGCAACAATGAGTTCGTCGGTCCCGGAACCAACAATACCGTCATCAGCGTAAGCGCAATATAGTTCATAGCGTTATCCATAGCAGGAGCCTCGCGACTCATTCTTCAGGGTCAGATCAATCCATTATTTTCCATACGACATCACACGCAAGTCATATGAGGTCAGACCAATCCACTAATAGAGCAATCACACTAGACCAACATCAATGTGCCACTCACCGTTTCAAACTCGCAGATTGTCGTCGTTGCAATCGCAGGCAAGAAAAAGATCCGCCCACGACAGCAACGCTCCCACATCTGTATTACCCGTTGATTACATGCAGCAAGTTAAACTCGGAATGC is a window from the Pseudomonas brassicacearum genome containing:
- a CDS encoding LysE family translocator, with the protein product MNYIALTLMTVLLVPGPTNSLLLQTGINRGFNARSMRFVGAEWLAYIIQMTMWGVFIDMLITDHSWVVIATKIFAVCFLFYISLKLWFSVKDNALDAPAGISVPDLFVATLTNPKGLFFVSFVAPAGTFLSLDSYLSFMLLFSVIIFPVGLVWIAAGAFCGRKLHAIVSGRFLSRAISLVIGLFACGMLFNIASQAGFA
- a CDS encoding helix-turn-helix transcriptional regulator, with translation MLNPISSHLLSLIQEVENNLPGVDKNEYTEILGWIFAKLGINKFAYVHLEPTPFNNSKISIYSNYPAEWVETYRKNSLYKSDPVMANAAITATPFFWDEIPQEVDNNPEIFDQSASYGIQQGYTVPIHEPGRSFGSIHLSSEENDPDFPVIVRSNLVIIQTLSIIANQHRPAEASIESNLKLSPREIEFLRWLALGKNYKEIGLIMNITERTVKFHAKQMTEKLDCTNVKQAMFKAVQLNLV